The proteins below come from a single Isoptericola dokdonensis DS-3 genomic window:
- a CDS encoding PLP-dependent aminotransferase family protein, whose product MTTTTPARTSAVRHLSAPATARLLGAWRAGGPAYVALADALRAAVLAGSLPALTRLPSERDLAAVLKVSRTTTSAAYARLRELGFAASHVGSGTVAVLPRGGRPAAGRPAAGDAPVPDLADEHAVDLAQATPGAVDALHDAYARALEALPAYLATGGYAHLGLDPLREAVARRYTARGVPTDADQVLVTTGAQQALAVLASTLVRRGTTAVVESPTYFHGIEVLHRAGARVVGVPPGDVEALESAVRTTGARYVYVVPDHHNPTGTSLDPERRRAVADLAARLDVTVVGDETLTDLGLDDDAELPPLAGPGTDPRLVSVGSASKSFWGGLRVGWVRADRQLVHRLGAARQVLDIATPVLEQLAVAELLDREDQILPGRRAAVRAQRDLLVEQVRDTFPTWDVPRPAGGLCLWVDLGRPVAQQLAAAGVAEGVQVSPGPRFTPDGSATDHVRLTYTRSPAALTDGVERLARAWRRVTG is encoded by the coding sequence GTGACGACCACCACCCCGGCCCGCACGAGCGCCGTCCGGCACCTGTCCGCCCCCGCGACCGCCCGGCTGCTCGGCGCCTGGCGCGCCGGCGGCCCGGCCTACGTCGCCCTCGCCGACGCGCTGCGGGCTGCCGTCCTGGCAGGTTCGCTGCCCGCCCTGACCCGGCTGCCCAGCGAGCGCGACCTCGCCGCCGTGCTCAAGGTCTCCCGCACCACCACGTCCGCCGCCTACGCACGCCTGCGCGAGCTCGGCTTCGCCGCGAGCCACGTCGGCTCGGGCACCGTCGCCGTGCTCCCCCGCGGTGGCCGACCCGCCGCCGGCCGGCCCGCCGCCGGCGACGCCCCCGTCCCCGACCTCGCCGACGAGCACGCCGTCGACCTCGCCCAGGCCACGCCCGGCGCCGTCGACGCCCTGCACGACGCGTACGCCCGCGCGCTCGAGGCGCTGCCCGCCTACCTCGCGACCGGCGGCTACGCCCACCTCGGCCTCGACCCGCTGCGCGAGGCCGTCGCCCGTCGGTACACGGCACGCGGCGTGCCGACCGACGCCGACCAGGTGCTCGTCACCACCGGCGCCCAGCAGGCACTCGCCGTGCTCGCGTCCACGCTCGTCCGGCGCGGCACCACCGCCGTCGTGGAGTCACCGACCTACTTCCACGGCATCGAGGTCCTGCACCGCGCGGGCGCACGCGTCGTCGGCGTCCCGCCCGGCGACGTCGAGGCGCTCGAGTCGGCGGTCCGCACGACCGGGGCCCGGTACGTCTACGTCGTGCCCGACCACCACAACCCCACCGGCACGTCCCTCGACCCCGAGCGGCGCCGCGCCGTCGCCGACCTCGCCGCCCGACTCGACGTCACCGTCGTCGGCGACGAGACCCTCACCGACCTCGGGCTCGACGACGACGCCGAGCTGCCTCCGCTCGCCGGACCGGGGACGGACCCGCGGCTCGTCAGCGTCGGGTCGGCGTCCAAGTCGTTCTGGGGTGGGCTGCGCGTCGGCTGGGTCCGTGCCGACCGCCAGCTCGTGCACCGGCTCGGCGCCGCCCGCCAGGTGCTCGACATCGCCACACCCGTGCTCGAGCAGCTCGCCGTCGCCGAGCTCCTCGACCGCGAGGACCAGATCCTGCCCGGGCGGCGGGCCGCGGTCCGGGCGCAGCGCGACCTCCTCGTCGAGCAGGTCCGCGACACGTTCCCGACGTGGGACGTCCCGCGCCCGGCGGGCGGGCTGTGCCTGTGGGTGGACCTCGGGCGTCCCGTCGCCCAGCAGCTCGCCGCCGCCGGCGTCGCCGAGGGCGTCCAGGTGTCCCCCGGTCCCCGGTTCACGCCCGACGGGTCGGCCACCGACCACGTGCGCCTCACCTACACCCGGTCGCCGGCCGCGCTCACCGACGGCGTCGAACGGCTCGCGCGCGCCTGGCGGCGCGTGACCGGCTGA
- a CDS encoding YczE/YyaS/YitT family protein: MTTTDLPPTTFPALPVPALGATRRGVQLVLGLLAFTASMAMLLHAGQGAMPWDVLHQGLARATGWSLGVVVGVVSALVLAAWVPLRQRPGIGTVANVVVISLTIEPLLRLLETLVPRPGAVGAVALALGAIVLNGVATAAYVGVHLGPGPRDGLLTGLTARTGWSVRATKTGIEVAVVAAGWLLGGTLGWATVAFALGVGPVVQVATRWRFLVPTGSLTATAGPTRRVRRPAAARPASSTARPASSTAGPAGPAPASGSAPEDRVPRRAREIARALDVVRAEHGAR, translated from the coding sequence ATGACGACGACCGACCTGCCCCCGACGACGTTCCCGGCCCTGCCCGTCCCCGCCCTGGGCGCCACGCGCCGCGGGGTCCAGCTCGTCCTCGGGCTGCTCGCCTTCACCGCGTCCATGGCGATGCTGCTCCACGCCGGGCAGGGCGCCATGCCCTGGGACGTGCTGCACCAGGGTCTGGCCCGCGCCACCGGGTGGTCGCTCGGTGTGGTCGTCGGCGTCGTCTCCGCACTCGTGCTGGCCGCCTGGGTCCCGCTGCGGCAGCGGCCTGGTATCGGCACCGTGGCGAACGTGGTCGTCATCTCCCTGACGATCGAGCCGCTCCTGCGCCTCCTGGAGACCCTCGTGCCGCGACCCGGCGCGGTCGGCGCCGTCGCGCTGGCGCTCGGGGCGATCGTGCTCAACGGCGTCGCCACCGCCGCGTACGTCGGCGTGCACCTCGGCCCCGGCCCCCGCGACGGGCTGCTCACCGGCCTCACCGCGCGCACCGGCTGGTCGGTGCGCGCCACCAAGACCGGTATCGAGGTCGCCGTGGTGGCCGCCGGCTGGCTGCTCGGCGGCACGCTCGGCTGGGCGACGGTGGCGTTCGCCCTCGGCGTCGGGCCGGTGGTCCAGGTCGCGACCCGGTGGCGGTTCCTCGTGCCGACCGGGTCGCTGACCGCGACCGCGGGGCCGACCCGTCGCGTCCGACGTCCCGCTGCCGCCCGTCCGGCGTCGTCGACCGCCCGCCCGGCGTCGTCGACGGCGGGACCGGCAGGTCCCGCGCCGGCAAGCGGGTCCGCCCCCGAGGACCGGGTCCCGCGCCGCGCCCGCGAGATCGCCCGGGCGCTGGACGTCGTGCGTGCCGAGCACGGAGCCCGCTGA
- a CDS encoding aldo/keto reductase family protein, whose amino-acid sequence MVNYRYLGNSGLKISEITYGNWLTHGSQVENDVAAQCVRAALDAGITTFDTADVYANTAAEQVLGDALKGQRRESLEIFTKVYWPTGPKGPNDTGLSRKHVMESINGSLQRLGTDYVDLYQAHRYDVETPLEETMQAFADIVRQGKALYIGVSEWTADQIRAGAELAKDLGFQLISSQPQYSMLWRVIEDEVVPTSRELGLSQIVWSPMAQGVLSGKYVPGKELPAGSRATDAKGGAQMIERFMRDEVLERVQRLKPVADELDLSMAQLAVAWVLQNDNVAAALVGASRPEQVAENVKASGVTIPAELLATIDDVLGDVVERDPGKTLEGMPKTRVA is encoded by the coding sequence ATGGTCAACTACCGTTACCTCGGCAACAGCGGTCTCAAGATCTCGGAGATCACCTACGGCAACTGGCTCACCCACGGGTCCCAGGTCGAGAACGACGTCGCCGCGCAGTGCGTGCGCGCCGCCCTCGACGCCGGCATCACCACGTTCGACACGGCGGACGTCTACGCCAACACCGCCGCGGAGCAGGTCCTCGGCGACGCGCTGAAGGGCCAGCGCCGCGAGTCGCTGGAGATCTTCACGAAGGTCTACTGGCCGACCGGCCCGAAGGGCCCCAACGACACGGGCCTGTCCCGCAAGCACGTCATGGAGTCGATCAACGGGTCGCTGCAGCGCCTCGGCACCGACTACGTCGACCTCTACCAGGCGCACCGCTACGACGTGGAGACGCCGCTGGAGGAGACGATGCAGGCGTTCGCCGACATCGTCCGCCAGGGCAAGGCGCTCTACATCGGCGTCAGCGAGTGGACGGCCGACCAGATCCGCGCGGGTGCGGAGCTGGCCAAGGACCTCGGCTTCCAGCTCATCAGCTCCCAGCCGCAGTACTCGATGCTGTGGCGGGTCATCGAGGACGAGGTCGTCCCGACCTCCCGCGAGCTGGGCCTGTCCCAGATCGTCTGGTCCCCCATGGCGCAGGGCGTGCTGTCCGGCAAGTACGTGCCGGGCAAGGAGCTGCCCGCGGGCTCGCGCGCCACCGACGCCAAGGGTGGCGCCCAGATGATCGAGCGCTTCATGCGCGACGAGGTCCTCGAGCGGGTGCAGCGGCTCAAGCCGGTCGCCGACGAGCTCGACCTGTCCATGGCGCAGCTCGCCGTCGCGTGGGTGCTCCAGAACGACAACGTCGCCGCCGCCCTGGTCGGCGCGTCCCGCCCGGAGCAGGTCGCGGAGAACGTCAAGGCGTCCGGCGTGACCATCCCGGCCGAGCTCCTCGCGACGATCGACGACGTGCTGGGTGACGTCGTCGAGCGCGACCCGGGCAAGACCCTCGAGGGCATGCCGAAGACCCGCGTCGCCTGA
- a CDS encoding DUF3043 domain-containing protein — MFSRKRDIAEASSSSTPDNAVDPVTAAADIEAGGRPAAKGRPTPKRSEAEARNKRPLVPNDRKAARKASREKMREERNREYIAMQTGDERHLPARDKGPVRRYVRDHVDARWNLGEFFLPVAFVFIFANILVMQNPTLSALVLVALYAVVIVTILDATIMWQRLKRRLRDKFGTVGADGTKTFDVPRGTMMYAVMRAFQIRRSRLPKPMHKKHGVWPE, encoded by the coding sequence GTGTTCTCCCGCAAGCGCGACATCGCCGAGGCGTCGTCCTCCAGCACGCCCGACAACGCCGTCGACCCCGTGACGGCCGCGGCCGACATCGAGGCCGGGGGCCGGCCCGCGGCCAAGGGCCGCCCCACCCCGAAGCGGAGCGAGGCCGAGGCGCGCAACAAGCGTCCCCTCGTGCCGAACGACCGCAAGGCCGCCCGCAAGGCCTCGCGGGAGAAGATGCGCGAGGAGCGCAACCGCGAGTACATCGCGATGCAGACCGGCGACGAGCGCCACCTGCCCGCCCGCGACAAGGGCCCGGTACGCCGGTACGTGCGCGACCACGTGGACGCCCGCTGGAACCTCGGGGAGTTCTTCCTGCCCGTCGCGTTCGTCTTCATCTTCGCGAACATCCTCGTCATGCAGAACCCGACGCTGAGCGCCCTGGTGCTCGTCGCGCTGTACGCCGTCGTCATCGTGACGATCCTCGACGCGACGATCATGTGGCAGCGCCTCAAGCGTCGCCTGCGCGACAAGTTCGGAACGGTCGGCGCGGACGGCACCAAGACCTTCGACGTCCCGCGCGGCACGATGATGTACGCCGTCATGCGCGCGTTCCAGATCCGCCGCTCGCGCCTGCCGAAGCCGATGCACAAGAAGCACGGCGTCTGGCCCGAGTGA